In Hippoglossus hippoglossus isolate fHipHip1 chromosome 24, fHipHip1.pri, whole genome shotgun sequence, a single genomic region encodes these proteins:
- the LOC117758541 gene encoding toll-like receptor 5, with amino-acid sequence MLCLQFVAICVFLQIPGCFPSCLIVGSVANCAFQNLISVPALPPHITHLFLEMNRIGEINSTSLSGLERLQELDLGKQGVQLVIRNDAFSRQSRLKKLRIDSNADLRLEPGAFVGLSSLQKLHLGYCSLNESILKGKVLQPLSSLETLDLFGNRIQRLQPAAFFANMSHLKEVNLKLNTIDRMCESDLGGFQGKHFKVLNLDSVRLKAMLTGGFDWQGCGNPFRGMSFQTLDLSHNGFSVNMSKQFFRAIEGTKISHLKLSGHMGKGFSFNNLPDPDRSTFAGLRNSSVLTVDLSKNWIFALQRGVFSPLRDVVNIDLSQNRVNRIDRNAFEGLQGHLASLNLSHNLLGELYSYTFASLTNLRVLDLSYNHIGALGYTAFRGLPKLVVLDLTGNALRDLGFPAALPRLVRLLLSDNLLTHSSMRSVASFASNVVHLDIKNNRITDLANVYTFLTRLKRLQHLSYGGNSIRWCVPSAQVGPNELQFLDLHRSSLQSVWAQGNCLNLFDKLGKVLVLYLNSNALQALPQGIFKGLTSVVQMDLSSNSLTYLHPDVLPRSLAVLDLSNNFIASPDPDAFRSLSFLDLKTNRFHCDADLRGFLTWLNQTNVTFVSPVRELRCEFPSRLYKVPLLNYTAQVTQQEKRWEVSKWNVSKEVVQ; translated from the exons ATGTTGTGTCTTCAGTTTGTTGccatctgtgttttcctgcag ATACCAGGGtgtttcccatcatgcctcaTCGTTGGCTCTGTAGCAAACTGCGCCTTCCAGAACCTCATTTCGgttcctgctctccctcctcacaTCACCCACCTGTTCCTGGAGATGAACCGCATCGGTGAGATTAACTCCACCTCCCTGTCCGGCCTCGAgcggctgcaggagctggaccTGGGAAAACAGGGCGTGCAGCTTGTGATCAGAAACGACGCCTTCAGCAGACAGAGTCGCCTGAAGAAGCTGCGGATCGACTCCAACGCCGACCTTCGACTGGAGCCCGGGGCCTTCGTGGGACTGTCCAGTTTGCAGAAGCTCCACCTGGGTTACTGCTCGCTCAATGAGTCCATACTGAAGGGAAAGGTTCTGCAGCCGCTGTCCTCTTTGGAGACTCTCGACCTCTTTGGAAACCGCATACAGAGACTCCAGCCGGCCGCGTTCTTCGCCAACATGAGTCACTTGAAAGAGGTGAATCTCAAACTGAACACAATCGATAGAATGTGTGAATCAGATCTGGGGGGTTTCCAGGGGAAGCACTTCAAGGTCCTCAACTTGGACTCTGTTCGCCTTAAAGCGATGTTGACTGGCGGATTTGACTGGCAGGGATGTGGCAACCCTTTCAGGGGAATGTCCTTCCAGACACTCGACCTGTCCCACAACGGGTTCAGCGTGAACATGTCGAAACAGTTCTTCAGAGCCATAGAGGGGACGAAGATCTCCCACCTCAAGCTGTCAGGACACATGGGTAAAGGCTTTTCATTCAATAACCTCCCCGATCCAGACCGCAGCACGTTCGCCGGCCTGAGGAACAGCTCGGTCCTCACTGTGGATCTGTCTAAAAACTGGATATTTGCTCTGCAGCGGGGGGTTTTCAGTCCACTGAGGGACGTGGTAAATATTGACCTTTCCCAAAACAGAGTGAATCGGATCGACAGAAATGCCTTCGAAGGTCTTCAGGGTCATTTAGCTTCACTCAACCTGTCGCACAACCTGCTCGGGGAACTCTACTCTTACACTTTTGCTTCTCTGACGAACCTGCGAGTGTTGGACTTGTCTTACAATCACATCGGTGCGCTGGGTTACACTGCGTTCCGTGGACTTCCCAAGCTGGTAGTGTTGGATCTGACAGGGAACGCTCTGCGGGACTTGGGTTTCCCTGCAGCTTTACCACGTTTAGTTCGTCTCCTGTTGAGTGACAATCTGTTGACCCACTCATCAATGAGGAGTGTCGCAAGTTTTGCCAGTAATGTCGTGCATTTGGACATTAAGAACAATAGAATCACAGACTTAGCGAATGTTTACACCTTCTTGACTCGGCTGAAACGCCTGCAACATCTCTCCTATGGAGGAAACTCAATCAGGTGGTGTGTGCCCAGTGCCCAGGTTGGTCCCAATGAACTCCAGTTCCTGGATCTTCACAGGAGCTCCCTGCAGTCAGTCTGGGCTCAGGGCAATTGTCTGAATCTCTTTGACAAACTCGGAAAAGTGTTGGTTCTCTACTTGAACTCTAATGCTCTGCAGGCCCTTCCTCAAGGCATCTTCAAGGGTCTCACCTCAGTGGTCCAGATGGACCTGTCGTCCAACTCCTTGACGTATCTCCACCCGGACGTGTTACCCAGAAGTCTGGCAGTGCTCGACCTTTCCAACAACTTCATAGCCTCCCCCGACCCCGACGCTTTCCGCTCCCTCAGCTTCCTCGACCTGAAAACGAACCGATTCCACTGCGACGCCGACCTGAGGGGTTTTCTGACGTGGCTGAACCAGACCAACGTGACCTTCGTGAGTCCTGTTCGGGAGCTCAGGTGTGAGTTTCCCTCTCGGCTCTATAAAGTTCCTCTGTTGAATTACACTGCTCAAGtcacacagcaggaaaagcGGTGGGAGGTCAGTAAATGGAATGTCAGCAAAGAAGTCGTCCAGTAG